A section of the Harmonia axyridis chromosome 2, icHarAxyr1.1, whole genome shotgun sequence genome encodes:
- the LOC123673830 gene encoding UDP-sugar transporter UST74c, whose protein sequence is MEQICQNLEDDENENILFKRISSAVFYGVASFMITVVNKTVLTSYGFPSFQVLGIGQMITTIVVLFVAKKLKLMTFPNFQLGTFKQIFPLPLFYIGNMIFGLGGTKELSLPMFTALRRFSILMTMILEFYLLGVFPVISVQISVYTMIIGALLATSDDLAFNLHGYIYILLNDLATATNGVYTKKKLDSRELGKYGLMYYNSLFMIGPALIISYYSGDIELISRFKDWSNPFFLAQFIISCIMGFVLSYSVMLCTHYNSALTTTIIGCLKNISVTYLGMVIGGDYIFSWINFIGLNISVIGSLLYTYVTFRKKRTKVPYVPLKNENKENII, encoded by the coding sequence ATGGAGCAgatctgtcaaaatttggaagatGATGAAAAcgagaatattttatttaagAGGATTTCCTCTGCCGTTTTTTATGGTGTGGCATCCTTCATGATTACAGTAGTCAATAAAACGGTATTAACTAGTTATGGTTTTCCATCTTTTCAGGTTTTAGGAATTGGTCAGATGATTACTACTATAGTTGTGTTATTCGtagcaaaaaaattaaaattgatgaCTTTTCCTAATTTTCAACTAGGaacattcaaacaaattttTCCTTTACCTTTGTTTTATATaggaaatatgatttttgggcTTGGAGGAACTAAAGAATTGAGCTTACCAATGTTTACTGCATTGAgaagattttcaattttaatgacAATGATCTTAGAATTCTATTTATTGGGTGTGTTTCCTGTAATAAGTGTTCAGATAAGTGTATATACTATGATAATTGGTGCATTATTAGCAACTAGTGATGATTTAGCTTTCAACCTGCATggctatatttatatattattgaatgatttagCAACTGCTACTAATGGTGtttatacaaaaaagaaattagACTCGAGGGAACTAGGAAAATATGGACTAATGTATTATAATTCTCTATTTATGATTGGCCCTGCtttaataatttcatattattctggggatattgaattaatttccaGATTCAAAGATTGGAGTAATCCATTTTTTTTAGCTCAATTTATCATTTCATGTATTATGGGTTTTGTTCTTTCATATAGTGTTATGTTATGTACACATTATAACTCTGCTTTAACAACAACTATAATaggttgtttgaaaaatatttctgtaacTTATTTGGGCATGGTTATCGGAGgagattatattttttcttggattAATTTTATAGGATTGAATATTAGTGTAATAGGAAGCCTGTTATATACTTATGTTACTTTCAGAAAGAAACGAACCAAAGTTCCTTATGTTCctttaaaaaatgaaaacaaagaaaacatTATATAG
- the LOC123673831 gene encoding GPN-loop GTPase 2 produces the protein MDLRQRTKEVEHYFGQLVIGPPGSGKTTYCGKLSKLYRNKLNREITVINLDPANENMCYIPKIDIRQLVSLEDIMSKWGLGPNGSLMYCMEYLEQNFDWLLNQLIQIKSSYLVFDMPGQVELYTHHHSIRNICEKLHKLNYQLCCVHMVDSHYCSDASKFVSTLLLSLSTMMNIGLPHVNVLTKADIMKTNSEKLDFGIDFYMDVLNLEYLLDVLNDGPLTKKFKKLNSALVDLVEDYSLVSFIPLNVFSEKSLLNLKSAIDKANGYIYGSGEERNMQTLLSCSVGARTETERFDSDYM, from the exons atggatCTTCGCCAAAGAACAAAAGAAGTAGAGCATTATTTTGGTCAGTTAGTAATAGGACCTCCTGGTTCCGGAAAAACAACATATTGTGGAAAGTTATCAAAATTATACAGGAATAAATTGAATAGAGAAATTACCGTAATAAATTTGGATCCAGCCAATGAAAATATGTGTTATATCCCAAAAATTGATATAAGGCAACTAGTATCATTAGAAGATATAATGTCTAAATGGGGTTTGGGACCTAATGGTTCTTTGATGTACTGTATGGAGTATTTAGAGCAAAATTTTGATTGGTTGCTAAATcaattgattcaaatcaaaagtaGCTATCTTGTTTTTGACATGCCAGGACAAGTTGAACTATACACACATCATCATTCAATCAGGAATATATGCGAAAAACTCCATAAATTAAATTATCAGTTATGCTGTGTGCATATGGTTGATTCTCACTACTGTTCTGATGCATCAAAATTTGTTTCAACACTTCTTCTATCACTTTCAACCATGATGAACATAGGACTTCCTCATGTGAATGTTTTAACTAAg gctgatataatgaaaacaaattctgaaaaattagaTTTTGGAATTGATTTCTACATGGATGTATTGAATTTGGAATATCTATTGGATGTGTTGAATGATGGACCTCtgacaaaaaaattcaagaaattgaaTTCTGCTCTTGTGGATTTGGTTGAAGATTACAGTCTTGTTTCATTTATTCCTTTAaatgttttttctgaaaaaagctTGTTGAATTTGAAATCAGCTATTGATAAG gcgaATGGATATATTTATGGTAGTGGAGAAGAAAGAAATATGCAAACGCTTCTCTCCTGCTCAGTTGGAGCAAGAACTGAAACTGAAAGATTCGACTCGGATTATATGTGA
- the LOC123673832 gene encoding phenoloxidase-activating factor 2-like, giving the protein MFTKFIYLYWISILLQELRMFRGLILVNEVQLNREPIYCTCMPYWQCHDNYTGLSDIVTEVADVRLGSPDIQQMKEISTFTCKEQFHVCCKIECGRRRLSNYVSDEYGFGTSYELSGRSSLSPFLRPRILGGDDNEAEFGEFPWMLGILRNGTFKCGGSLIHPRVALTAAHCVYGRSGSLEVRAGEWDWQMPNENPPHQNRFVKMIIIHNKYIPSTVQNDIAMLVTDEPFDLTYTVGVVCIPFPNTQYRDTTCTASGWGESSYYGGGEQTILRKTDLPLVEREECTRALQEARLGPRFFLDQSFICAGGEEDKDTCRGDGGSPLVCPIKGKEERVEQVGIVSWGLKCGLKNTPGVYVNVAFFSDWIDSHMRNLGFDTSIYRHIF; this is encoded by the exons ATGTTTACCAAGTTTATATATTTGTATTGGATTTCGATTCTTTTACAAGAATTGCGTATGTTTCGTGGTTTGATTTTAGTGAATGAGGTTCAGTTGAACAGAGAACCAATATATTGTACCTGTATGCCCTACTGGCAATGCCATGATAACTACACCGGGTTATCAGATATAGTAACTGAAGTAGCAGATGTTCG ATTAGGCAGTCCAGATATTCAACAAATGAAAGAAATCTCCACGTTCACGTGCAAGGAACAGTTCCATGTGTGCTGCAAAATAGAATGCGGAAGACGAAGGCTCAGCAATTACGTTTCAGATGAATATGGGTTTGGAACTTCCTACGAATTGTCGGGAAGATCCTCGCTCTCCCCATTTCTCAGACCTAGAATTCTGGGCGGCGATGATAATGAGGCCGAATTTGGTGAGTTCCCGTGGATGTTAGGAATCCTTCGGAATGGCACGTTCAAATGTGGAGGTTCTCTAATCCATCCGCGAGTTGCTCTAACAGCAGCTCATTGCGTATACGGAAGGTCTGGATCATTGGAAGTCAGAGCAGGAGAGTGGGATTGGCAAATGCCGAATGAAAATCCACCGCATCAAAATCGATTTGTGAAAATG ataataaTTCATAACAAATATATTCCTTCAACCGTACAGAATGACATCGCAATGTTAGTAACTGATGAACCCTTCGATCTCACATATACAGTTGGTGTTGTATGTATACCATTTCCAAATACACAATATAGAGATACTACATGTACTGCATCTGGATGGGGTGAAAGTTCATATTATGGAGGTGGCGAACAGACAATTTTGAGGAAAACCGATCTTCCCTTAGTCGAAAGAG aggaATGTACTAGAGCCCTACAAGAAGCACGACTCGGTCCTCGCTTCTTTTTGGACCAGAGCTTCATTTGTGCCGGTGGAGAGGAAGATAAGGACACTTGCAGAGGGGATGGTGGCAGCCCTCTTGTGTGTCCTATAAAAGGAAAAGAAGAACGTGTTGAACAAGTTGGTATAGTCTCCTGGGGCTTGAAATGTGGTTTGAAAAACACTCCAGGAGTTTATGTAAACGTAGCTTTCTTCAGTGATTGGATTGATTCTCATATGAGAAACCTAGGATTTGATACAAGTATTTATAGACATATTTTCTAA